The following nucleotide sequence is from Pseudoliparis swirei isolate HS2019 ecotype Mariana Trench chromosome 7, NWPU_hadal_v1, whole genome shotgun sequence.
TTAGACTGCAGTTCTAAACCACAGGTTTTATCTTAACCACATTTATCGTACATTATCCAAGAGAGTTATGTAAACCTCAGCTGTGGACTTTTTGATTTCAGTCAAATATTTCTCCAACTGTGCAAAGGATTGCCATCATTGTTTGTAAATGTTgatcatggtccccagagggtgAATCAAAGGAGCTAAGACTTCTCCTCTAGCTGGTCAAGGGTTCCCCCTGACTGGTGAGATAACTCTAGGGGACTGACGGCGTCCCGAGCAggtgttttgtgaaaaacatgcgcttgaaaataaaaatgttaatttaagtttaaaatGAGGGCGAACGACGGCACCCAGTGAATATAGAAAAGGTTTGAAACGCTGGAGAGGTGAGAGAAATTTATTGTCAACTCaacgacaaacaaacacaaacaaaaagctgCATACTCCAAACAAGTTAAGACTCTGAAGactaaacatttaaatgaaacacGTCTCACTCACTAAATAGAAAAAGTGTttgtaaaatatgtattattttctGTGGTTTTGTGCTGAAAATCCAAACGGCGCATAGTCTTCATAGGATATAGTACATATAGTCTGATATGGGCGTTTTACTGTAATCAAAGTTATTTAATGTAGAATTTGGGATCTATGTTTTATGACAGTCCCTGTCTGATAGCCCTTTGTTCTATAGTTAATTTTAGATTGTTTTACCATTATAGATTTGGGGATCTTTGATTAATGATGGCTCCAGCCTCATCCGCCTCAAAGTTCTATTTAATATGAATTGATCAAATATCACTTATGGCGATCCGTTATTGTATGTGATGTTTGTCCGTCTACATTGTGTACTTGACTGCTGTAGTAAACAGGAGGCGGGGGCTCTACCACCTGGTGTGCACAGGTGTACTGCTTTGTGTACCAATTTGTTTTTCCCTGCTGAATCATGTGTGCTCTGAGACCTAAAGCTAAAGCTATAGTGTTCTTTGCATAGATTTACGTGTGCGGGTATCTATTCTACCAGAATGGCAACAAAATGACTATCTTAGATTCCTGTCCAATTCTTAGAGAGAGAACCATGTGTAGTGTGTTGTACAGTTGAGTTGAAAGCTGAAAATCTATTGAgagtatttttgtgtgtgttaccgACTGTGTCTCTTGTACCAGTATTAGAGTATACAACTGAAAATTCCCACAGCCCTTAAGAATTATGTCCATCCTGTcattattcaaaataaatgtctataAGTTCATTTAATATAGCACAAAATAAATCATGAGCCACATCACCCTGCTCCAACTTCCAGAGACTTTGTTAGACTTTGAAGACCAAATGTCCCACAAGTTTGACATTCAAACGAAAGGCCGTCTCACTCACTTAGAAACAGTTTTTGTAGTTTACAAATcggaaagaggaaaaaaagtgcTGCGTTGacacaaagaaaagaacaaaatcccagagcctcagagagagagcgtgATCATGGCCGAAGACACGAGCAGGAGGACGACACTGGGACCAGTTGGGGTGGCGCTGTTACACAAGTCCCCTTCACAGCATTTCATGGCACCTACACACACTAAGCGGGTTTGGCAGCCCTTGTTAACCACGGCAAAACCTGCAAAAATGGGAAAACCAGGTCACGAAACACATGATGGGTATGAATGCGGCACCTGTGGCCTTCGCCCGGGGACTACAGGTGAAAAGGAGCCTTTAGATATGGCCATTGGCCCTGCCGAtcaaacaatacaaatacaataaactATTAGCTCGAGAAATGTGCCAGAAGCACTTACCGTCTATTCTGAGAGAGAAACAACGGTTGAAGAAGACAGAACACAACTTGGTGTCCGTGCAGTCTCTGGGGTCGCTGGCTGTGCATGTGTAACATCTTAATCCACATGCTGCACACGAGACACAGAGCACATCAGGTCAGGACATGCCCCACATCACAGGTTCTTCTTCACCTTTGGATTAGTTTTGACATTTATTCTTTTCTCACAGTTTATGTTGAGTTGTGGGTGTTTTGCAAAAAGTGTCTGGTCGATGCCTTTTGAGCGCAGGGAGGTGGGAAATGTCACACGACCAAGAGTTGCTGTAAGGCTGATGAAGCCCACACAGAGCGGCCTGGTTGGGCAATGCATTTCCTCTTTCTTGCCACAATAAGGCCAACAAGTGACGACTACATAAATGCGTTCTTACACAATAATACATGTTTACACGTATTATCTCAAATGTAGCTGTCCACATGTGGTGTCAACCATCATAGTCAATATGcatatttcccccaaaaaatatatatatttttttaccttCAGACCactttattttcaaatgttgTAATATAGCATTAAATAAAAGCCCATGATTTGTAAAGTGTCACTATTCAGGGAAGCTGTTCTTACCTGCAGACAGAGTCAGGAGCAGCACCAGAGCTCCATACAGCTGCATCGCGGAGGAGGAGTGATTGTTTACCGGTCAAGAACTGGAGCGTCTCTCTCAGCCCAACTTCTTCATTTGAAACTTGGGCATTTGCATTTCCTCACAAAGCCTTGTCCCGACTGACCTAGAACAACATCAACCCGAAAGTGACCTCATTGTCCTCGAGACAGCGTTCACTCTTTTATTGGGAGGGGGGAACAGACACATACGCTATGCTGTTGTATGAGAGAATCTCTCAGATTAGAACAACAagtgaacaggtgtgtgtgacacgTGCAGTTAGGTGTGACGATATTCTTAAACCTCTTGGTTTATTTTCTGAATATACTCCCACCGCATTATCGAGTTGGGGGGAAAAGAAACACAACCGGAAGCCGTCTcgggctctgattggctgcaggcTAAGCCGCGTCACTCGCGCGCCACAAGTGACCTCAGCACATGCGCCGCTGTGTTTTGTAAACAGCGCGGGGCAGCCCAACGCCGCTCACTGCACAGCTTGTTTTGGTGTCTCGTGCACGGACTTCTGCAGGTAAAAACATGCCAAAGGCCGCAAAGAAGTCCCGCACCGCTCAGCCCTCCATCAGCAGGTACTTCGGGGGGCCGAGCGGCGGCGCCTCCGTCAACCAGAACCCGGCTCGGCACCAGCTCTGGAGAGGCAAGGTGAGGTGTGCGCATGCGcggatcaaacacacacatattaaacctaactctgaccgccgacCCGCGTCCTGCGGTGTGTCCTGCAGAAGAAACTTTCCCCCGATCATCATGGCGAGTTGGGATTGTCAACAAAGCGAGCCAAGCTCTGTGTtcgagaccagcaggaggacttGGACTGTGAGCCAGCACCCCGTCACAGCACTGAAGGTGACTGACACCACACTCCACCCCCCTTACCAGCATCACGATCAGCATGTGCAGTAATGACTGTGTGAGGtttttcccatgatgcatttgGGTTGTGTAGAGTTTTGACTGATCTGACACACAATGGCAGGCTAATCTTCCCTGGTGAATCTGGGTATTAACCATGAATGAAAAAAGAGTAAAATATTCCCGTTTGTGATTCTCTTTCTTCTGGTTTATAATTCTTTGTATTCTCAATGTCTCCTCTCAACCCAGAGACGGTGCCAACGAGGAACCGGGGGTCAGTTGACCTCTGCGCCTCCACCCGGGAGAAGCTGAAAGGTTTCACCTGCTCGGCCGAGCCCGGTGTCGCTCGGAGAGGAGAAGTGAAGACGGATGGTGCTAGTAGCAGTAGGATCTgttgtgatggaggaggaggagcaggaggagaaggaggaggcagCGGTGATGGCGCTCGGCCTCCCAGGGACGGAACAGATCAATCCGGCAATGAAATCAGCCTCCAACATCCAGAAgatgagctggaggaggaggatgagaatgaGGACGAGGAGGTCAAAGACGAGGAGAGTTCAGGGATGGCTGAACAGGTACCCGACGTATAGATGTTCCCTTAGAGTACATGTTGCCCTGCGAGGGTGTCCATCAGCAAGGCAGCACCGTGGCAGCCGACTCTGACCTCCGGCCTTTGTAGAGGAGGACAAGACAAAAGTTCTGGTGTAAAATCATCAGTAACGTGTCTGAGGATCTTTAGGCCCATGGTCCGTAAAGACTGTGGTCACAATTCTGtctgaaacacacattttagGGAAACTGTATCAAAACTCGATTTCGGTGAGttttttatttctgctttgAGTGGGAAACCGTTGCTGCTGAAACGATTCTCTATGCACATTGTGTTTCTGTTGCAGGGTTTCCGCTTGTCTCAGTTTGCcaagtcaggaggaggaggaggaggaggaggacggggtcGAGGAAGAAGGGGTGCAATGGCGAGTCCTCCGTCAGACTCCGGCAACCCTCCCAGGCGCCCGAAGAAGAGCGCGTACACCCCCCTGGAGCAGCAGGTGGTCCTGCTGAAGCAGCAGCACCAGGACGCCTTGCTGGCCGTGGAGTGTGGATACAAGTACCGGTTCTTCGGGGAGGACGCAGAGGTGATGAGCTGAGGGACGTCGACGCATTCACATGTCATCGGTGTCCTCGTGTCTCAAGCGGTGGATATCTTCAGGGTGAAATTGTGTTTCATTGGTGGAAGGAGAGTGTGGATGTCACAGTTACCTGTTCCACATCCTCACAGTGGACGTCTTTGTGTGGGAACAGATCGCCGCGAAGGAGCTGAATATCTTCTGTCACCTGGATCATAACTTCATGACGTGCAGCATCCCCACGCACCGCTTGTTTGTGCACGTCAGACGCCTCGTGGCCCACGGACAcaaggtgcccccccccctcccccccctgtgtTCAGAAGCTGTTGATCGTGCGGCTGATCTGGACCTTGTTGTCTTTCttattctttcattttttgGTAGGTCGGTGTGGTCAAGCAGACGGAGACGTCTGCCATCAAGGCCTCGGGGGCCAATAGGAACGCTCTGTTCTCTCGTCACCTGAGTGCTCTGTACACCAAGTCCACTCTGGTGGGGGAGGGTATCCTTTTGgacctgtgtctgtctgtctgtctctctttgtttctagtctctctctctctctctgtttgtccatctctctctgtctatctttctctgtctttctctatctgtttgtctgtctctgtctctctttgtttctagtctctctctctctgtttgtctatctctctgtctctctctctctctctgtttgtctatctccctgtctctctctctctctctctctcccccccccccccccccctctcgctgCATGTCAGAAGCCTTGACAGCATCCCTGAGATGTGAACCCGGTCTGCAGACTGGGCGATGTGGaggggggggtctgtggggacGTGGTGACGGACCCCCCAGACAgcttcctgctgtgtgtcagtgAGAACTGGGACAAACTCAAGAAGCAGCTCACCGTGGGGCTGGTGGTGAGTGTGATGACTCCAATTCACAGCTTTGTGCTTTGACTCTGTACTTCTGTGTATTTCGAGTTATCATCTCCATGTAGTTAATCTCATCTGCGGGGAATGATTGGGTGATTATGACAAAAAAAATTAGAttttgttaatccattatttgAGCCTCCCGTGAACATCTGAGGTTGTTTAGATCAATACGCATCCCAACCCTTGAATCCACTGGATTAGCCCCAAAAAATATATTGCTCTTTTAATTTGATCCTTCAAGATAATCTGAATACACAACATCACTAAATTACATAATAGTATTATAATATATCAACCAGCCCTGATATACAGTCATGCTACAGTAATTATATACAGGTTAATGTTGGCCACAGCTGGTTGTAAAGAAATAATGACTCATCCTTGACTCATATGTGTTAGTTGCAGATTTAATTGCATCTTCATGTGCATTGTTGTTTTCAAAGTAGACTCAATTATAAAAtcttatttcccttttttttttttttactacctCTTTGACGGAATCAGATTTAAAGGGACATGGAATGAACCATTTTATATCGGAAAAAACGTCTTAACGGAAGAAATGTgacagtttttttatttcatagaAACAAAATTGCGAAAGATTTGAATTGAAAGAATGTgacgcacacgtgtgtgtgtgtgtgtgtgtgtgtgtttgcgtgtgcagGCGGTTCAGCCCAGCACAGGAGACGTGTTGCTGGACTGCTTCCCAGATGGCGAGTCCCGCTCGGAGCTGGAAGGTCGTGTCCTAAAGATTAACCCCGTGGAGATCCTggtgccctctgacctctcagagCAAACCCACAGACTCCTCCAGAGCATCGCCAATGCCAGGTAATCTGCTGCcaggccactagggggcagcctGCACACATCCCGTCTGCTTCTCCGTGCGTTCacaaaggtgtgtgtttgtgagtttcGTCTTTTTCATCCTGAGGGATTGAGTCAAGATATCGCCGCTAATGTACCCAGCACCCTGGGGTC
It contains:
- the LOC130196945 gene encoding lymphocyte antigen 6G-like; its protein translation is MQLYGALVLLLTLSAACGLRCYTCTASDPRDCTDTKLCSVFFNRCFSLRIDGFAVVNKGCQTRLVCVGAMKCCEGDLCNSATPTGPSVVLLLVSSAMITLSL